A region from the Triticum aestivum cultivar Chinese Spring chromosome 3D, IWGSC CS RefSeq v2.1, whole genome shotgun sequence genome encodes:
- the LOC123078462 gene encoding uncharacterized protein isoform X2 → MLQSGWSTPSPPGHLTRDWFSSDRIKSINYGTGTVCSWVLVFSYSAGKQAWIHWMMYTHQVHLAFIIASNLILRYYFIIFWSHLELQE, encoded by the exons ATGCTCCAGAGTGGATGGTCGACGCCCTCCCCACCTGGCCACCTCACCCGTGACTG GTTTAGCTCTGACAGAATCAAGTCAATCAACTATGGGACAGGTACAGTATGCAGTTGGGTTCTAGTGTTTAGCTACAGTGCAG GGAAGCAAGCTTGGATTCACTGGATGATGTATACACACCAAGTGCACCTTGCTTTCATAATAGCAAGCAACCTCATATTGAG gtattattttattattttttggaGTCATTTAGAGCTTCAGGAGTAG
- the LOC123078463 gene encoding formin-like protein 20 yields the protein MERTGSSADGTGPSTSSSYSTADADDNGTAGGAKVWLLVLLFSLLLLLFLPSAVRRGGGGFQRGGITLKSGWDVVNLCLVLFAILCGLLGRGGGDGDGEPPGPAAPAPKSHLRVSPAAAATPEPSTEDVWASFNNSYTNHNAQTGIRRMKSSSSYPELRLDSDGVWGLASPELAWRSYDDAELYRTRRDERPDRARDADRSLRRTSSDVKTIPVDTYEVRTRPLPQDARRRRRSVERLPKMDEVEEERTHPAETETLATPARSRTWSPEELDATLLGMASAPPAPAPPPQPRRRRRSLERLPEMVEVEEKRTRPTETRATPARSRTWSPEELGATLLEMASAEPPPAPPQQPRRRRRSLENLPTMEEVEKEITVEEINHPQSPSPAMFPPGTPPPPPPPPPAAMSRSKKKRSGSVGGAKELASAIALFYQKKRKSIIMKRERHHHHHHHHLSDDHYSSPSSEASASPEATGRANPPRPPPPPPPPPPPPSSIFSNLFKKGGSKSRRMNSLAPPQPPPPPPPTRRSRKPPQPPSRPAPPQPAPAPVRTRPPRASAHPQQQIRAQGYPQQPPLYPRRGVVYYAYPLPPPSPPMPPPPPPPPMLEGEEEVPSVTASPAPSYCASPDVNTKADNFIERFRAGLKLEKINSYREKLQIQEGSTVTMAEEDGEFMIIGSLFEDDDDDMSLPETPATATAAAVAVGF from the coding sequence ATGGAGAGGACCGGTTCCAGCGCTGACGGCACGGGTCCTAGCAcctcctcctcctactccaccgCCGACGCCGACGACAATGGCACCGCCGGCGGCGCCAAGGTCTGGCTCCTCGTGCTCCTCTTCTCCCTGCTCCTGCTGCTCTTCCTCCCCTCCGCGGtgcgccgaggcggcggcggattcCAGCGCGGAGGGATTACGCTCAAGAGCGGCTGGGACGTTGTCAACCTCTGCCTCGTGCTCTTCGCCATCCTCTGCGGCCTGCTCGGCCGCGGTGGGGGCGACGGCGATGGGGAGCCCCCCGGCCCCGCGGCGCCGGCGCCCAAGAGCCATCTGCGGGTGTCccctgcggcggcggcgacgccggaGCCGAGCACGGAGGACGTCTGGGCGAGCTTCAACAACTCCTACACCAACCACAACGCCCAGACGGGGATCCGGCGGATGAAGAGCAGCAGCTCCTACCCGGAGCTGCGGCTGGACAGCGACGGCGTCTGGGGCCTCGCGTCACCGGAGTTGGCCTGGCGCTCGTACGACGACGCCGAGCTGTACCGGACACGGCGAGACGAGCGGCCCGACAGGGCCCGGGACGCCGATCGGTCGCTCAGGAGGACGTCGTCGGATGTGAAGACGATCCCGGTGGACACCTACGAGGTGCGCACCAGACCGCTGCCTCAGGAtgcgaggaggcggaggcggagtgtCGAGAGGCTCCCCAAGATGGATGAGGTGGAGGAGGAGAGGACGCATCCGGCGGAGACGGAGACTCTCGCTACGCCGGCGAGGAGCAGGACCTGGAGCCCGGAGGAGCTGGACGCTACGCTGCTGGGGATGGCGTCCGCACCACCGGCACCTGCCCCACCGCCGCAGCCTCGCCGTCGCCGACGCAGCCTCGAGAGGCTCCCCGAGATGGTTGAGGTGGAGGAGAAGAGGACGCGTCCCACGGAGACTCGCGCTACGCCGGCGAGGAGCAGGACGTGGAGCCCGGAGGAGCTGGGCGCTACGCTATTGGAGATGGCGTCCGCAGAACCACCACCTGCCCCGCCGCAgcagcctcgccgtcgccgccgcagcctcGAGAACCTGCCGACAATGGAAGAAGTGGAGAAGGAGATTACAGTGGAAGAGATCAATCACCCGCAGTCGCCATCGCCAGCCATGTTTCCCCCagggactccgccgccaccacctcctccgccaccGGCGGCAATGTCGAGGAGCAAGAAGAAGAGGAGCGGCAGCGTGGGCGGCGCAAAGGAACTGGCCTCCGCCATTGCTCTCTTCTACCAGAAGAAGCGCAAGAGcattatcatgaagagggagaggcaccaccaccaccaccaccaccatctctcCGATGACCACTACTCGTCGCCTTCGTCCGAAGCATCGGCGAGCCCCGAAGCTACCGGCCGTGCCAATCCTCCacgcccgccaccgccgccaccccctcccccgccgccgccgtcatccatcttctccaacctcTTCAAGAAAGGAGGCAGCAAGAGCCGCCGCATGAACTCCCTCGCGCCACCGCAACCGCCACCTCCGCCCCCACCAACGCGCCGATCAAGGAAACCGCCACAGCCTCCGTCTCGCCCCGCTCCTCCGCAGCCAGCGCCAGCTCCAGTGAGGACACGGCCGCCGCGCGCGAGCGCGCACCCGCAACAGCAGATACGCGCGCAGGGGTATCCGCAGCAGCCGCCACTGTATCCCAGGCGCGGTGTCGTGTACTACGCCTACCCGCTTCCTCCGCCGTCGCCCCCaatgccgccaccgcctcctccaccgccgatgctggagggggaggaggaggttccGTCGGTCACTGCGTCACCGGCACCGTCGTACTGCGCGAGCCCCGACGTGAACACCAAGGCGGACAACTTCATCGAACGCTTCCGCGCCGGGCTGAAGCTGGAGAAGATCAACTCGTACCGGGAGAAGCTGCAGATCCAAGAAGGCTCGACCGTGACCATGGCGGAGGAGGACGGGGAGTTCATGATCATTGGGTCCCTCttcgaagatgacgatgacgatatGTCGTTGCCGGAGACGCCGGCAACCGCTACCGCAGCCGCTGTTGCCGTCGGCTTCTAA
- the LOC123078462 gene encoding uncharacterized protein isoform X1, whose translation MTMEAFVADGANDGTAARWGLRPVTGDQSWGSYMRFASNPNNPVFGQRMVYVEFISVTDVVGCSSRGGEVELAITSAPSIGPSEPTGDQHVYDTGYWSAAVDMSEHVEGLPEALDDDDHSSASSESSEEEDVPPQRAVAVSLQPGFLQDMSITNEFHSVSGLEAGSLEVGQVFPDKKSAYQAINRYAIALHRQQKVKQFDKKELKVICIHTAKSCRGRVLARLKPGVCQSWHITKIVQHSCEQTGTLSNHCNVTARYVAQVMETIVQGSLNISVRALQKDAEDQIGFPVSYNKARRAKENIFKNVYGTYEEAYSYAPRMLHQIASANRGTQVWRRERQNPKNPGELILDRLFWAFTQTIQAFRHCRPVLSVDGTFLTGKYKGTLLVAIAADANNQLLPIAYALVESENKDSWLWFLSCVKMGVVKERLGVCIISDRNTGLLSALDIIKESSEEWGWPDLEGRWCMRHLVANFYSKFKNKDWFKLFKRMCMQKTEAKMNAIWAGINGEIERAALAQREDRRGRRTAINLSQWIDENCPDLYKWAQAHDTGARYVNVRAKYVKGHHRGSKKQAVTLGPTSCECTCNKPKLEGYPCSHVLRVAADQKISVEPYISPYFNMYNLYNTWNGEFWAWGIDMNYKMMWPDGPKWVPNADLMRTAKGRCQSRRHRNDMDHSQMGEPRRCRVCRCPGHSRRKCPYRANNTA comes from the coding sequence atgacaatggaggccttcgtcGCTGACGGAGCAAATGATGGGACAGCTGCCCGTTGGGGTTTGCGGCCTGTCACAGGTGATCAGTCGTGGGGGTCGTACATGAGGTTTGCAAGCAATCCCAATAACCCAGTGTTTGGTCAGCGGATGGTGTATGTGGAGTTCATTTCAGTCACTGATGTTGTCGGATGCAGTAGCAGGGGCGGTGAGGTCGAGTTGGCTATCACATCAGCCCCTAGCATCGGCCCATCGGAACCGACGGGCGACCAACATGTGTATGACACAGGATATTGGTCTGCGGCTGTTGACATGAGTGAACACGTGGAGGGATTGCCGGAGGCGCTCGATGATGACGATCACTCTTCCGCGTCTTCTGAGTCAAGCGAAGAAGAAGATGTTCCTCCCCAGAGGGCGGTCGCGGTGTCACTGCAACCTGGGTTTTTACAGGATATGAGCATCACAAATGAATTTCACTCTGTTTCTGGCCTAGAAGCGGGGAGCCTGGAGGTTGGGCAGGTTTTCCCAGACAAGAAGTCTGCTTACCAAGCAATTAATAGGTATGCAATCGCCCTCCACCGCCAGCAAAAAGTGAAGCAGTTTGATAAAAAAGAATTGAAGGTCATATGCATCCACACCGCGAAAAGTTGCCGCGGAAGAGTTCTCGCTAGACTGAAGCCTGGGGTATGTCAGtcatggcatatcacaaaaatagtGCAGCATAGCTGTGAGCAAACTGGGACTCTTTCAAATCACTGCAATGTGACGGCAAGATATGTggcacaggtgatggaaacgatTGTGCAGGGAAGTCTCAACATTAGTGTTAGGGCTTTGCAAAAAGATGCAGAAGATCAGATTGGCTTCCCTGTCAGCTACAACAAGGCTAGGCGTGCGAAGGAAAATATATTCAAGAACGTGTATGGAACCTATGAGGAGGCCTATTCTTATGCCCCCAGAATGCTTCATCAGATAGCAAGTGCTAATAGGGGGACTCAAGTTTGGCGGAGAGAACGTCAGAACCCAAAGAACCCAGGTGAGCTAATCCTGGACCGCTTATTCTGGGCATTCACCCAGACTATACAAGCCTTCAGGCACTGTCGCCCGGTATTATCAGTTGATGGTACCTTTCTCACTGGAAAGTACAAGGGCACACTATTGGTGGCGATTGCAGCAGATGCAAATAATCAGCTTCTTCCTATTGCATACGCACTGGTCGAGAGCGAGAACAAAGATAGCTGGTTGTGGTTCCTGAGCTGCGTGAAGATGGGTGTCGTGAAAGAGCGTTTAGGTGTTTGCATCATCTCTGATCGCAACACAGGATTATTAAGTGCTCTCGACATAATTAAGGAGTCGTCAGAAGAGTGGGGGTGGCCGGATCTAGAGGGAAGGTGGTGCATGCGGCATTTGGTAGCAAACTTTTACTCCAAATTCAAGAATAAGGATTGGTTCAAGTTATTCAAGAGGATGTGCATgcagaaaactgaagccaaaatgAATGCTATCTGGGCAGGTATCAATGGTGAGATCGAGCGCGCGGCCTTGGCGCAGAGAGAAGACCGGAGGGGTCGAAGGACGGCCATAAATTTGAGCCAGTGGATCGACGAGAATTGCCCTGATTTGTACAAGTGGGCGCAGGCTCACGACACCGGGGCTCGGTATGTCAATGTGCGAGCCAAGTACGTTAAGGGTCACCacagaggatcaaaaaagcaaGCTGTCACCCTCGGCCCAACGTCCTGTGAGTGCACGTGTAACAAGCCCAAGCTTGAGGGCTACCCTTGTAGTCATGTGCTCCGGGTGGCTGCAGATCAAAAAATCAGTGTTGAGCCATACATATCACCGTACTTCAACATGTACAATCTGTACAACACTTGGAACGGTGAATTCTGGGCTTGGGGCATTGATATGAACTACAAAATGATGTGGCCAGATGGGCCGAAATGGGTTCCGAACGCCGACTTGATGAGAACCGCCAAGGGACGATGTCAGTCTAGGCGTCATCGCAATGACATGGACCATAGCCAGATGGGAGAACCAAGGCGATGCCGCGTTTGTAGGTGTCCTGGACATTCACGTAGGAAATGCCCGTATCGAGCGAACAACACCGCATGA
- the LOC123074515 gene encoding uncharacterized protein, whose translation MATESMPPRGQAIKSFNKRFKEYVLTKLRCGRGDDVVTGAYNMPVPRSARPSAAPSSRPSEARTSHGQWGEGPGTTTTLPRHDSSLPLHRSSSVLLRQGQTSQGHGMGLDSMPELYLSPNPYAYTGYGAYTQGEGSQPYLSTRGISMPEETRVPDLNQYQVECPDSTREGSDQGIPDVNWDDEYTQPGDNVNTVDTDFFREDVIGPSFIPEESQQPYAYNYASGLQQGLQTPPPMQESQTQEDQLEYGRGLRVTRPPNRLELSSPKGRPAGRRRLQ comes from the exons ATGGCGACGGAAAGCATGCCGCCCAGGGGACAAGCTATCAAGTCATTCAATAAACGTTTTAAAGAATACGTGCTAACAAAGTTGAGATGTGGTAGAGGCGACGACGTTGTCACTGGAGCGTACAACATGCCAGTACCGAGGTCAGCCAGACCGAGTGCGGCGCCGTCGTCCAGACCGAGCGAGGCGCGTACAAGCCATGGGCAGTGGGGGGAGGGTCCGGGTACAACAACGACATTGCCACGACATGACTCATCTCTGCCACTACATCGCTCTTCTTCAGTGCTGCTTCGTCAGGGGCAGACATCACAGGGCCATGGCATGGGCTTGGATTCGATGCCTGAGCTGTATCTTTCCCCAAACCCATATGCATACACAGGATATGGCGCATACACTCAAGGTGAGGGATCTCAGCCGTATCTCTCCACGCGAGGGATCTCCATGCCCGAGGAGACTCGTGTCCCAGATTTAAACCAGTACCAGGTAGAATGTCCAGACAGTACACGCGAGGGATCTGATCAG GGCATACCTGATGTAAATTGGGACGATGAGTACACCCAACCTGGCGACAATGTTAACACAGTAGATACAGATTTCTTCAGAGAGGatgttattggcccatcttttATCCCTGAGGAGTCACAACAACCATACGCCTACAATTACGCATCAGGTTTGCAACAAGGATTACAGACTCCACCACCTATGCAGGAGTCGCAGACACAGGAAGACCAACTGGAGTACGGTCGCGGTCTTCGTGTAACTCGACCACCTAATCGCTTGGAGCTTTCCAGTCCGAAGGGAAGGCCAGCTGGCCGTCGTCGACTACAATGA